Genomic DNA from Alkalihalobacterium alkalinitrilicum:
CTTTATACAAGTTTTCTCCTTCAACTCTCTTTACAGCATTTTGTGTAGAGTAGAAAGACATGTGCTCTTCTCCTGCTTTAGGAGTTGTAGCAAATGCAACTTTCTTCTCTTTTGCCGCTACACCAGATTGAAGAGATCGTTCAACATGAGATACTAAGTTTGTGTGTGTACCATTTAGCACAGTTTCAGAAATCCCAGCAAATACTTTGAATTTGTGGCGACCAAATGACACTATATCCCCAGTAACATTCAACTCTTTCGCTGTTTCTTTATCAGCAATGAAATCATCGTCATCTAAAGCGAAGTTTAACTTTGGAATTTCAAGGTTAGTAATTTGTGTGAATGTAGAAAGTCCGCGTAATTGGTTCTTAACATACGGTTCAACAATGATGTCAGTAGAAACTGTTTTCGGTAAGAACTTACCGCCTCCTGTTTCACCTTCATCACCTAATGCTTGATAAATTTCTGTAGATACTGGTTGCTTATTCATAACAGCACGGATCAATTCAGCTTTCGCTTGGACCTTTTGTTGCGTCGGGTCTTCTGGGTTGTTCTTTTGTTGAAAAGCTTGTTGTTGGGCAAATTTAGCCTTCTGTTCAGCTTCTAAGTTATCATGTTGTTCCTTAATTACGTCAAAACGCATTTTAAGATCATCACGGGATTTTTGAAGAGCCTGAATATCTTCCATACTTGCATTAGGATCAATTGCTTTTGTAGCTAAGTTCTCCTCAGTCTTTTGTAACTGTTGCCCAACTGTTGCCATGTTTTGCTTTAATTCAAATAGAGTTTGGCCACCAAAGAATTGGATTTTCATAGGTAAGTAGAATTGGTTTGTTTTCATTAGTACATTCCTCCTGAAATTGTTTTTAAATGGGCTAAATTTGCCTTTGCTTCTTCAGCAATCTTTTGGCGTTGAGCCATTTCTTCTGCTGAAATTTTAGTACTTTTTTGAGAATTGAATTGACTAGGTACATTCTTGTACTTAGCAAACAATTCTTCATTAACAGATGCGGCCATTTCATTCGCTTCTTGAACAACGTCACAAAGTCCATATTCAAATGCATTATCAGCGGACAACCACGTTTCATCATCAAGCATTTGCTGAAGCTTTTCTTCATCAAGTTTAGCTCCAGCTTTAGAAAGGTAACTTTGGACAGCGGAAACGCCAATACGGTCTAAGTCATCAGCTGCTTTTCTAAGATCTTTTGCATTTCCAACAGCAAATGTCCACGGATTATGGATCATTAACATAGAGTTTTTAGGCATAAAAATAGTGTCACCCGCCATTGCGATGACACTTGCAATCGATGCAGCTAACGCATCAACATGTACATTCACTTTTGCCTTATGTCTTTTTAGCATATTATGAATAGCTACACCTTCAAAGACGCTTCCTCCAGGAGAATTAATATAAAGGTTTATCGTTGATACATCTCCTAAATTGTCTAAATCCTCTTTGAAACTTGAAGCGGTTGTATCAGTATCATCCCATTGATAACGGACAATATCGCCATAAATAAAAATATCCGCAACATTTGATCCATTAGCAGACATCTTCATTTCCCAAAACTTCTTTTGAGCAATAGGTTGAGTTTGTTGATTATCTGACATAAATACGTTATTCGTCATCTGGTTCTTTTTCAATTTCCTTCACCCCCTTTCGTAGAGTTGGATCCATATCTAACGGGTACATATCCCCACTGATCCATAGTTCATCAGCTTGTCCTCCTCGTGGCGCTAAATCTTCCCAACGTCTTACTTCATCACGAGTTAGCCAACCGTCTCTTAAGCCACCATGATAAAAAGCGCTTCTAGCTTTAACGTCACCACGTAGTAAGGCTCCAACGTTTAACTTAAAATAATAACCTTGTTTTCTTTCTTCATCTGTAAGCAGCTTTCGGTTAAATTCCTGTTCATATTGCCTTACAACGGGTATTAATGTCAGTTGGACGAAAGTACGCATGAGCTCTTCATTGCTTGAAAAACTTTGACCCTCGGTATCATTAAGCATTGTCACTGGAAAGTTATATACATTAGCTACACGGGAACGGGTAATACGCTCAGATGTTAAAGTATCAGCAGATACATACTTACGCTCGATTGGGTCAACTTCCACTCCTGGCTCTTGGAATAGGATCCCGCCATTCTCCTGATAAAACCTTTTGAAATCTTCAATAACTGCCTTTCGTTTTTCTGTGTCAATATTCGCCTTATATTTTACAACAAATGAATTTGGGGCACTTTTCATTTCTTTTAAACTAAATTCTCGCACCGCTTGGTCATAATCAATCGTATTCTTTAACACTTTAATAGGATTAATCCCTTTTAAACCACCAGAACCGATAATGTGCTTAACATGAAGAACATCTAAATTATGAAAATAATAAGTTTTCTGATTACCCAAAACTTTAAACCACAATTCTTGCGTTTCTGCTTCAACAATTGGCTCTACATAGGTGGGATCCATCGGTGTTACACGATATACTTGACCTCTAATATCTCTCTCAATCAAGGCATAACCATTTCCATCTTCATTCCTTGATGTTTCCAGCCTTCTCATGAAATCAAATGAAGTCATACTCGGATTGGGCGAATTCATCAATACATCTGCAGCTTGTGTATATACGGTGTCATAATTTTGATAAAGCTTTAATGGAAGTGAGGCCATAATGTTAGACATTCGAGAAACAACACTAAAAATAGTTTCATTGGTTGCTAGTTTTGAATTATCTATACCCCAAAAAGTACGACCAAACCAATTTGTAAAATCAAAAGTAGCACCAGACCATTTCACTGCCGCCATAGCCACTTTATATTTCAACTTTTTATACCATTTCAAATTCTCACCTCCTCATCAAGTCATTCATTGAAATGACTTCCAACTTATCGCCGCCAGTTGAAGAAACTAATCTCTCCATCACTTGTGTATGTGCATTAAGCATTGCGGCAAACCCATCAATTTTACGATAACGATTTGATTTGGACGGCATGTTGTTGTTTTTTCGATCCTTTACCAACTCAACATTATTGATATACCAACGTAATAAAGGATTATTATTGAAAATAACTTTACCATCGATAAATAAATGTTTTAGATCATCCATTGCTGGACCAAGTGTAATAAATCCTTGCCTTACAACTTCAGTTACAAACCCATACTCTTTTAATGCTATATTTAAACGAAAGGCTTTAGCAGGGTCATAGGTAATTAATTCAATGTTATATCGTTCACTTTGTTTCACAAACCACTCATAAACATAATCTTCATTGATATATTCATCTTCAACAATTGTTAAAAGTCCCGCATCTTTCCACTCGTGGTAAGGTATTTTTTCATTACCTTCATTCACTTTTTTTCGAGGTATCCAGGAATGAGACAAAACAAAAACTTCACCTGATTTCAGGAGGGGAAACTCAAGACAAGCACTTGTGAAATCTTCTGAATCAGATAAGTCATAACCCCCGATAGCTGTTTTTCCTTGGAGTAACTTTAGATCTAATTCCTTTTTATTTCGTTTTAACACTTCATAATCAACAAACGGCATTTTACTTGCATGCACAAAAATGTTAAATCGTTTTGTAATAAAGTCGTTTCTCTCTTGAGGTGTTCGTTTAGCTTTATCCCACTCTTCTTTCATATCTTCAAGCTTTATTGAAACACCTAAATTCGGATTCGCTTTAATCCACATCTCGGGTTTATCAAATTCTTCTGGATCATCAAGTTCAGCAAGATAATAAAATGTCCGATCATCGTTAATGATACCGTTAAGCGTGTCAATTCCTTGCTCATAATAATTCACAAGTGGCCCATCTAATTGATAACCAGCTGTACTGATATAAATTAGTAATGGCTGTTCACGGGATCCACGAGAGTTTTTCACGACGTTAATGAGTTTATAGTCTTTGTACTCATGTATTTCATCGAATATCCCGATGTGTGTATTCAAACCGTCAAGTTTTTCAGAATCGGACGCCTGTGGCTCGATTTTAGAGAAAGTTTTATCGTAGTATATCGCATCTCTAAGAGGCCTAAATCTTTTCTTGAGAAGCGGTGAAGCTTTGATCATAGCTTTCGATTCATCAAAAATAAGACGCGCCTGTTTCATGGAGTTAGCCAGGAGTGGAATGTCTGCCCCTCTCTCGCCGTCTTTTGAAACGCCATAGTTCGCTACGCCTGATATTTTAGTTGTCTTTCCATTCTTTCGAGCAACAAAAATAAGGCCCTCTTTAAAGCGCCTTAATCCTGTATCCTTATGAACCCAACCAAATAAACTTCCTAAAACAAAGTGTTGCCATCCTTGTAAGATAAGCTGTTTAAAATTTCCTTTTGAGGGTTTACAATACTTTTCGATGAAACGTATCGGTCGATGACCTGTATCCTCATCAAACACATAAGGAAAATTTTCCCTACCTTGTTTATCTAAATCTTTTAAATGTCGCTTAGCAGCAAGGATATTTTTTTTACTCGCTAATATATTCCCCTTAACCACTTGCTCAGCGTACCAAGTAGTAAGAAGTTTTGAAGAAGGTTCGGCCAGAACATTTATGATACCACTATTAGAAGTCTTCGAAATCGTCTTCTCCGCCATTTTCCCCAACTACTTTCTTTCGCTGAGCAGGAGTTAAACCCATCGACTTCAAAAGGTTATTTAGAGTCTGGACGGTTTTGGCGAGCTCAACTACAAGAGGATTTTTCGTCAAATTGGTTGCCCCAGCCTTATTTGTATACTCATACATAAGGTCTTGCTTATTTATTTCTTTCTTTAACTTCCGATAAAATTTATGCGTTTCTAAATAAAGAGAAATCAGTTCTTCATCTGACTCTTTGTAATTGTCTCCCAAATATTCAATAAGTTTATTTCTTGTAGGTATCCCCACCGTAAAACCTCCTTTCTTTCAAAGATGACCCCCCTTCATGAATTTTTTTCCGCGTTGCTAGCGCTCTAGTGCTATCGCTTACTAGGGACCCTCATCACCAGAATATTTTATAGGGGGGCTATATCATTTCTGGATTTCCTCTCTCTTCGACTACATTTATTCGATGTTTTTTCTTCTTCCTTTGCTTACCTCGATCTGGATGCTCCTTGTTATGACAGGCTGGACAAATACTCTCAAGATTGCTTAAGGTAAGTTCCAGTTCTGGATACTCTTTTCTTGGCTTGATATGGTGAACCGTGTTGGCTATGGTTAGTACCCCTTTTCTCCAGCACGGCAAGCAACGGTGTTGATCTCTCTCTAAAGCTAGTATCCTAATTTTTCTCCAAGGAGTGCTGTGATAAAATTGGTCAGCTTTTTCTGAAGTTTTTACCCCTAATTTTTTATAGACCATTCCCTTACAACTCCGTCTTCAACTTTTGCATCCTTTCTCTAATCTTTAACTGGAGATTAAAACGTTGTACTGCATCCGTGGTCTCATTTAGTTCCACCTGCCATCTGCGTACTCGTGTATCTGTAACATATGATGTATATTTATGGTCACAATGTTCACAGGTAAAGTATGCTTCTCGTCTCCCTTGTCCGTACTTACGCTCTTTAAGGTTGATCTTAGTACCTCGACCACATTCATCGCATCTTACGATTTGGTTTTGCATTGGTATCACCTTCCCCTAAACAATCATGTAACCGACAATCCTGACATCTGGGTTAACTTTTAATCTAAATTCATCATCATAAGCATTCCAGTAGTAACCAACCTTATCTACGATGTTTTCTGTATTAGTGATAGTTTCAATTGCTCCTGAAGGTAGTTGCACCGCTACTACTAACAATCTCAATCCACCTTTACTTTTTGTTTCATCAATAAATCGTTGTTTTAAGGTTTTCATATTACTTCCTCCTAATTGCTCCACCGCGTCTTTCATAACGATCACGGTTCATACCCATTAAGCTTTTAATATCTCTTTCGGTAAGTCGTTCCTTTTTGTTATTTTTCATTTTATCGAGTTTACTTTTTGTATTCTTATCAAGACGATCTTCTATCCTCATATAGACCACCTTTTTTTAGGCATAATAAAAAGCACCCATTGTTTTGGATGCTTAATTTTTTAGTATTTTAGAAATTCAACCTTAGCGCCTTCGTTGAACAGTTGCCCTTCAATATGGTTCATTATAGATATTTGAGAATGTTTCCTTAAAGTGACATTTCCTATAACCTTAGCTTCTAACTCTAGCCTCGCACCAGGTAAAACCTCGATGTTTCCATTTACTGTCCCCTTAACAATTGTATCTACTTCAATAGTTATGTCACTATTTTGTTCCCCGAACAATAACTTCATAATTTACCACGTCCTTATACATTGTTAATTAACAATATAATAGAACTAGTTAATTTTTACCATAAAACTTTGCATTAAAAACTTCTTACCTAATCAAATAACATAGTGAATTCAAAAGACCAATTAATAAATATTACTAAAGTAACGTTATACACAATATTGTCACCATTTTATCCTGTCTTATTTTGTCGAAATTATTATTTAATTTTAAAAACAATGTTAAATTAACTTTTGGCTATAAAAGAATAAGGAGAGAGGACTTAAATGCCATCTAATTTATTAAAGCAAATTGAACTTAAAAGAAACGAAATGATAAACATTGGCATGAAATATGGTCTTTCTTCTATAAAAACTATAAAAAGCAGCCAAGAATTAGACGACCTCTTAAATCTTCTTTATCAAAGCAAACAAATAGTAAATAAAAAGCACCTAACCTAAATTGGCTAAGTGCTTCACTGACATTTCTCTCATACTACTATTATATCTCATTTTGTTAAGAGGTTTTGTAGCATGATTGTAGCATGTTTTGTCGAGTCGGACTGTTCATTACTTCTGCCATACTGTTATATTTTTCTTTTCCTTGGACAAACTTAATTTGTCTGATTTAAATCAAGGAGGAATTCAATATGGTAAATGATATCAAACAGGAAATGGAACGCATTTGGACCGAAACTTGTGGTTCATGGGAAAATTGTACCACGGAAAACATTCAGTCATTCTTAGCACAATGCCAAGAAAAGAGCATTGACCCACAATACTGTATGAATTGGGTAGAGCAACATAGCAATCAAATCCCAAATTGGTCAGCAGTCGAGAAGGTATCTCTTGATTGGGTGAATGACCATACTTCAACTGGTTCTCCCATTAATGGACATGAGCCTCAGTAACAAGGAGAGAAAAACTCTCCTCCTTTTTATGCCTTGAGGTTTATACCTCATTCAGTTCGCTAGGGTCGTACTACGAATTATACTAATCCAAAAAGACTTGCTATTAGACCAAGAAACAACCCAATAGAAACACCACTACCAAAATCTTCCCACCATTCTCTATCTGATTTTGACATTCAATTTACCTCCTTCACAGTTTCGCTCGTTCCTTCGCTACTTTCAACTAATCATCTTTTTATTCCTACAAGATATTCTTCTGATATGTTGATAGCTGTAGCCTAACTCTTTAGCAATTAACCTTAGAGGCATTTTCTTTATATCTCTCATTACAACAACCTTTTGGTCGATATCCTCAGATGATTTAAGTATTTTATCAATCTTATTCCTGGCATCCTTTTTGATTTCAAGGAAAGAATACAACTGGTCAATTCGATCATCGAGTTTATTTAATCGTTCAATGACAACATCTAATGTCATGGGAACTTGTCCCCCAGTTACTCGTTCTTTACTGTAATCAATTGTTAGATTAGCACCTGGAGCGTTATCGTACATTCGTTTCTTAAGTAGCTTTCGTTCTCTCTCCAGTTCCTCAATCCGTACTTCCAATGTTTTAATTTCTTCACACAGTTCACTATATGACTCAGCTAATATCATGTATTCACCTACTCTAAGTGCACTTTCAATGCTTCTTTAGTTGCACCATACTTAAATTTATACTTCAGTAATTCGTCTACACGTTGTTTATACATATCACGTTCTCTTTCTAGATTAGAAACTGTATCCAACATTTTTAATTTTTCTTGCCTTAAAGCATCGACAACTATTTTTAATTTTTCATTTTCAAATTTTAGTGAGTCATCTTGTTTAACTTGATTTACAACTAATTGTTTTTCTGTTTTTTCTGGAGGTGAGTTTGTTATTGTCTTAGTCTTAGAGTTTGGATAAAACTTCCCGATCAAATTCCACTTTTTCTTCAATGCATGTAGTTTATTGTGGTCCATTCCTAATTTATCCCTAATTTGTTTATCAGTCAGATCATCATCTTTATATTTCAGGTAGAGCTCTTTCGTAAGTTCGGTATGTTTCTCAATTGTTGGTTCGACCTTATTTTCTTCACTCATTTCATTTGGCCCCTTCCCTATTAACATATCTCCATATTTCCTTAACGCCTTTCCATAAGAGCAGCTTTGAGTGCAATACCGATCGTTTTTTCTATTAGGGTCCTTACAACTTTCACAGTGATTTACAATGATGTCGCCAATTTTATTTGTAATTGCTTTACGGATTGACTTCTCCAATCAAACCCCTCACCTTCACTTCCACTCTAGGAATTTCACCATACCATTTTCGGACCGTAAGACTTACTACTTGTTTGTCATCATGCCAAATGATACCTGATAAACCGTCTTTAATTCCCTTTACATAATTATCAACGTCTGGTTTAGTTGTAGGCCTTAACATACCCTTGACGGCTAGTTCCTGTTTGTATTTGGGCATCGATTGGGGAATTGCTTTATAGACGTCTACTATTAGCTCTAGTTCACCTTCTAGAAGTTTACTAGGTTTATTGTTAGCAGCTACTAAACGGACATATTGTTTGTAATGTCTGCTTTTAGATGGATCGTACATTCTCACTTTACCTACAAGATCTTTTCCAGCTCTTGGCCGACCTTGAGCTACTGGTTCACCGTAGATCGTGAAACTAATCATTAATAACCATTCTCCTGTCTTTCGTGATTTACTTTGTTTTTATTTAGGTAAGCTTGCTCAATTTGTTCCCAAGTAAATCCTAGCATTTCACCAAGCCCCAAAAATTCATCCAATAACATTTCATAATCTTCAAGTTCTCCATCCATCCAATAAACCGAATGAAATAAACTATTAAACTGTTGAACAATATCTTTTGATTTTCTAGGATTGAGGTCTAATGTATAACCTTTTATGTTCGAAATAATGTCATTCCCTATAGATAAAACAAAATGGAAGCAATCCACATATTCTTCTAACACTGGATTATGCCATTTAATATCGTCATAATTCATGGTCGGAAATTTAGCAACTCTTGTTCGAGGTTTTCTGTCATTACTCCAAAACTTCCACGTTCTTTGTTCGTTTGCTAACTCTCCAATTTCCACTTGCAAAGCTAGTTTTTTTATAGGAATAAGATTTACACCTTCTAGACCTTTTTCTTTTACAATCCGATCATCTAATACTCGTTGCAATTCAAAAAGTTTAGATATATTCATCTATTTTCTCCTCCAGTGCTTGTTCGTACTGTTCCACTTTTTCAATTAGCCACTTATAATCCTCATCCATTAACTCATAAAAATGACCTTTTCTTTTATGATCTTCAAAGAGGTAAGTGCAAGGTATTTTTTTACTTCTATTTTTGATTTCCAGCAATCGATTTGTAGTCAACTATTTTCCTCCTAGCCATTAAACTTACTGCCTCTTCGCCCATTTTTATAATGTTGTTTCTGCTTTTCTTGCTGTTTGAAATTATAAATTACTTTTTTAAGAGCACGGACTTCATTCTTTAACTTACTATTGGCCCGTTTTAACTGTTTTACTTCCAAGTGCATCTCCTCGGATCGTTGTTGGTAGTATTCGTGAGTTTCTTTCATAAGCTGATCTAGGTCTAACTGTTCCATTTACTCACCTACTTAAAAAAATATCTCAATGTAAGCGCTTACTTTATATATTTCTTTTTTATTTCGTTAAATTGTCAACACCTTGTTGTTCTTCACGCTCTTTATCCGCTTCAACCATTCCCTCTACACAACGATCGAATTCCTCTGGAGTTACTTTCATTCGTTTCATGTGGTTTTCTCCTTTCGTTATATCCTTTTTTATACTCGGTCTATTTCACCATTTGTAAAATAATTACATTTAACTAGAATTTTTATTTCGACGTTCGGATAATATATTTATTGTCCCCTAACTCACTTACTGCACTGGCCCGGGCTGATCGCTCTAGAGTTAGGAGACACCATGTTTTACGATATAACATATTGTAATTTACAGCGCTCTTTATATATCATTGACCTCTCCTTATGGAGAGTCTTTTTAATACACTTAAGGGTCGAACTGTGCAATACCGTTCAGTTAATAAATCTCGATACACCATCTGTATAATTATTAAAAGGAGTCCAAATAATATAAAAAAATTGGAAAGGAAATTATTATATGGCTCCTACGTTTATTAGAATAGGTCAGTTTGTTATTTCTTGGGCTACAGTTTTTTTTCTCCTAGAAAAACTTTTATAAGATATTCAGCACCTGCAATTCTCGCATCCTTACTTGTTTCGATTGTAAGTATTTTAGCTATTCCCTTTAAATTGTGGAGAGTTAGAGGCGGAATAAAAACAAAAATTTTCAATGATTTAAGTTTTATACTTGGACCATTTTTTATTGGCACCATATGGATTTTCCGCCTAACTTATGGGAAATTTGGTTTGTATTTATTTGGGAATATGCTATTGAATACATTCCTTGCGTTACCCTTGAGTTCAATTTACCAAAAATTAAAAGTATACAAATTGGTCAACTTTAAACCTAAGTACATCATCTTTTCCTACATGATTTTTTCCATAATTATTTATGGTTATCAGGTAGTTGTTGATAAAGCAGAATCTTAATTTTCTGCTTTTCTTTTTCGTTCCATTATGTCGCAATATCGCTCTACTACTCACAACCACTTGATTGATAACAACCATCCTTTAAATCCCTTAAGTCCCCACCTTGCATGAACCATAACCCTAAAGCAGTAGTAAAAATGAAAAACAATATATACAAAATCCCAATGATTGTATCCAATGTTTTTTTCATACGTTCATCCTTTCCAAAAAACGAACCAGCTCTAAATTAAATTCCTCTTTTCGCTCAATGTTAGAGGCATGTCCTGTTTGATTAAATGTCACCAGCTTAGAATGTCTGATCAGTTGATGCTGCATCACTTGATTAATGTAAGGAGTAACACGATCTTGAACACTTCCAAATATCAGTGTAGGAACTTTTACAAGAGGAAGCATTGTAAGGTAGTTCATACCTATTACAGCTCTCACACTTCGTTTATACTCTTCTGGACGTAAAATAAATGTATGTCTTGTGATATCTTGAAGCTCTTTATTATTTTGGAATATACACCGTTGAACAGCACCATTTTTATATTCCTCTTCACTTACACTGTCTACCATATGTTCACGTCTTCTCAATTCGTACATCCCGATCCAATAAGGAAAATAAGAAATACTGTTACAGATAACTAATGATTTGACTCTCTCAGGATAAAGTCTGTAAATTTCTTGTGATACAATCCCTCCTAAACTCAATCCGCAAATATGCGCTTTTTCAATGTTGAGTATGTCTAACAGATCTATAATGTCAGAAGCAAATGTTCGTAATGAAATATTAGACTTCATCTTTGTATATCCGTGTCCTCGCAAATCTGGAATTACTAATCGGAAATCGTTTGCTAATTCATGTTGTCCGTCCCAACCTTTACCAAACTGACCTAAACCGTGAATGAAAACAATCGGCTCACCTTTTCCAAAATCTGCGAAAGCAATCATTTATTTATTTCATCTCCTTTAATCGTTTCGATCGACGACTACACAACATGAAGTTTTAATTCTTTTTCAAGGTTTTTAATATCCTCCAGTAACAATGAGGCGTACTCGAATTCATAGTTCTCTTTTGCAATTTTGTATTGTTCCTTGCAATTGATAAGTTTAGTTTGGATATCTGCTTCACTTAAACTCATTACCTATTCCTCCTTAATTTTGATGTATTCAGCCCAACTAATATTGGGTGGAATATTGTATTTACAAAACTCTAACATTGGACAATTTCCACAATTCTTTGGGTAGTGTTCATTACATAATTCTTCAATTCTAGTCATTTTCGTTTCTTCCTCTTTGACCAGTTCTTTTGTTGGGATCGTTTCTTTTTGTTCGTGATTTTTTGTTCTTCTTTAATTCTAAAGTGACGTGTTTCGCGCCATTTCTTACGGAAATCTATAATACTTTGTACTACTCTATCAATTTCACGCTCAGTAAAAATCATTTCTTCACCTCTTTCGACATTTCCATTAATGCACTAAAGGTGTTCTTTTTAATTTCTTCTAGAACTTTAAATGCTTCATGCATTGTAAGTCCCTCGTCTTCAACTAGTCCCGCTAATCCAGCAATTATTAACTGCTGATTAAAATTATTCATATCGAACTTAACTTTGCTCATTTCTTCACCTCTTCTACTGGAAGATCAAGAGCTTTAATGATTTTCTGTATGGTTTTTTCTCCAATTCCAGGTACTTTATAAAGGTTTTCTAGGCGTTCAATAAAATGATCGACCATTGCATCTTTCATTTCTCTTTTACCTACTTCCGCTCCATCATTGAAGCCTTTTAAGTACAAAGGATTGAGTGGATTCATTTTCATAAGTCACCATCCTATAGAGTTACTTCATAAATAATTGTCCAAAATTAAGCATGACTTTTTCTTTACCTTTGGTATGCCTTGCTCTATCGAAGATCAAAAGAAATACCTCGTCTGGATCACAATCAAACAGCTTTGCAATTTTAGTGATATGCTTACCTTCTTTCCAAAGGTTTTCAATTTCCTCAACTTCACGTAATGACCAATCATGTCGTAAGTCTTCATTTGCAAAATACGTTTGATCTCTTTCGCGTTGCATGTAGTTCTTTTCAATAAGAGCTATGGATTGCTTCATTCTCTTAGCTTCCTTGTCTGTCATCCCTTTCAATGAATTTCACCTTCTCTCTTTCCAGTTCGTCTAATGTCAGTTGAGAAAGTAACCGACCATCAAAAGCTATATAATGGCCACTTAATTGCAGTTCCTGAATAAGTACCGCTTTTCTTAACTGCATTTCTCCACTCCCTTGCTTAATTTGGATTTCATTTCATCGAGAAGTAATTTCATGCGTTCTTCTGCTCGCTCGATCTCTTCCTTTGTTTTTCGTTTTGAAGATTTAACAACATATACTCCAGGTATGATTTGATTAACTTGGTTCAAATCGTTCACTCCTAAAATGGAATACTTGAAATTCGTTTATCCTTGGACTCTTTGAAAATGATATACTTTGGATTTTTTAAAAGACGTGATACTAGTTTCCTGTCGTACATGGTGAACAATGCTTTACTGGAGAGGTTTGTCGTGATGATGGTTGATTTATCTTGCCGTGTGGTCCCAATTGCATAAAGTACACGTTGTACAAAAT
This window encodes:
- a CDS encoding dUTP diphosphatase, with the translated sequence MNISKLFELQRVLDDRIVKEKGLEGVNLIPIKKLALQVEIGELANEQRTWKFWSNDRKPRTRVAKFPTMNYDDIKWHNPVLEEYVDCFHFVLSIGNDIISNIKGYTLDLNPRKSKDIVQQFNSLFHSVYWMDGELEDYEMLLDEFLGLGEMLGFTWEQIEQAYLNKNKVNHERQENGY
- the fbpA gene encoding Fur-regulated basic protein FbpA, which produces MQLRKAVLIQELQLSGHYIAFDGRLLSQLTLDELEREKVKFIERDDRQGS
- a CDS encoding RusA family crossover junction endodeoxyribonuclease, translated to MISFTIYGEPVAQGRPRAGKDLVGKVRMYDPSKSRHYKQYVRLVAANNKPSKLLEGELELIVDVYKAIPQSMPKYKQELAVKGMLRPTTKPDVDNYVKGIKDGLSGIIWHDDKQVVSLTVRKWYGEIPRVEVKVRGLIGEVNP
- a CDS encoding helix-hairpin-helix domain-containing protein, with amino-acid sequence MKMNPLNPLYLKGFNDGAEVGKREMKDAMVDHFIERLENLYKVPGIGEKTIQKIIKALDLPVEEVKK
- a CDS encoding alpha/beta fold hydrolase gives rise to the protein MIAFADFGKGEPIVFIHGLGQFGKGWDGQHELANDFRLVIPDLRGHGYTKMKSNISLRTFASDIIDLLDILNIEKAHICGLSLGGIVSQEIYRLYPERVKSLVICNSISYFPYWIGMYELRRREHMVDSVSEEEYKNGAVQRCIFQNNKELQDITRHTFILRPEEYKRSVRAVIGMNYLTMLPLVKVPTLIFGSVQDRVTPYINQVMQHQLIRHSKLVTFNQTGHASNIERKEEFNLELVRFLERMNV